A single Desulfomicrobium macestii DNA region contains:
- a CDS encoding helix-turn-helix domain-containing protein has translation MSIYDIRSETTGITSNVKRIMEEKKISIVALSNETKLSTKIIERARTSQIKLCKLETLAIIAKGLNVKIVDLFKE, from the coding sequence ATGTCAATTTACGATATTCGTTCGGAAACAACAGGGATTACGAGTAATGTGAAGCGAATTATGGAAGAGAAAAAAATATCCATAGTAGCGCTTTCAAATGAAACAAAGTTGTCCACAAAAATTATTGAGCGAGCCAGAACAAGCCAAATTAAATTGTGCAAGCTTGAAACTCTTGCGATAATTGCCAAGGGACTGAATGTAAAAATAGTTGACTTGTTTAAAGAGTGA
- a CDS encoding metallophosphoesterase family protein: MKIIIMGDIHADFGSVNQFLNKQKPDIVLQCGDFGWWPHRHGTEKITRNRRFDQYSIKPQSTKIYWCDGNHENHDDLQERMKAAPGQPLEIPVPGCFYMPRGSVLTLPDGRNVLFFGGAMSTDRDGRTEGDDWWAKEVPTVEDLDHARAQVAAHGGRVDIVISHTGPTRFLRQLPAKEINPARLMDPTVALLDAVLEEFQPRQWFFGHFHLHAKGVDQGCAWQCLSGEGLGGTWWVELSS; the protein is encoded by the coding sequence ATGAAAATTATCATCATGGGCGACATTCACGCAGATTTTGGGTCGGTGAACCAGTTTCTGAACAAACAGAAGCCGGACATTGTTCTGCAATGCGGAGATTTCGGCTGGTGGCCACATCGACACGGAACAGAGAAAATCACCAGAAATCGCCGATTCGATCAGTATTCCATCAAGCCGCAAAGCACAAAAATATACTGGTGCGACGGCAATCACGAAAATCACGACGACCTGCAAGAACGCATGAAGGCTGCCCCTGGGCAGCCCCTGGAAATTCCGGTTCCCGGCTGTTTCTACATGCCAAGGGGTTCAGTCTTGACCTTACCAGACGGCAGGAACGTCCTCTTCTTCGGGGGAGCCATGTCCACCGACAGGGACGGTCGAACCGAAGGCGACGACTGGTGGGCGAAAGAGGTGCCCACTGTCGAGGACCTTGATCATGCCCGGGCGCAAGTTGCTGCCCATGGCGGACGCGTTGATATCGTGATTTCGCACACTGGACCTACACGATTCTTGCGACAGCTCCCGGCAAAAGAAATCAACCCGGCCAGGCTTATGGATCCCACGGTGGCCCTTCTAGACGCGGTTCTGGAGGAGTTTCAGCCGAGGCAGTGGTTTTTTGGGCACTTCCACTTACACGCAAAGGGAGTGGATCAGGGTTGCGCTTGGCAGTGCCTGAGCGGAGAAGGCTTGGGGGGCACGTGGTGGGTGGAGCTGAGCTCGTAG